The Caldalkalibacillus salinus genome contains the following window.
TTCTTCTTCGTTGTTTGCGTCAGTTTCTTCTTCGTTGTTTACGTCAGCCTCTTCTTCGTTGTTCACATCTGCGTCTGCTGGCTCTTCTTGATCAGCAGCACACCCTGTTGCGAATGCGAAAGCACCTACTAGTGCTGCGAGTAAAGCAAATCTTTTTAGTTTTAACATGTGAAATACCCCCTAAAATTTGGTTCATGTTTTTTTGTGTTGCAATAACATCATATGCCCAAATTATGATCTAAATATTATCGTTGTGTGACACAAATGTGAACACCATACATTTCGTGCATAGGTCCTATTTTTGCTCAAAATACAGAAAATTTGGATGTGGTTCATTAGTTGCATAGTCGTAAAAATAAAGCTTCTGCCAATAGGGCAAAAGCTTTATTTCATTACACTGATCTATTATTCGAGAAAAAATGCATTGAGATCATCTAATAACAAGTTGGCTGCCAATACACCACCAGCTGTATTCCAAATCGTATCGCTCACTTTATGAACGTTTCCTTCTTGAACAACCTCGAGGTTCTGCCATAAAGGATCACTTGTCCACTCCTCTTCTGTACTAGTAGCCTCTCCCTCACCCGTTTCATAAGTGAAGTAGAAGAGAACATCCCCCTCCATTTCCGGAATCCGCTCTTTGGTTACTTCATCTGCAAACTCATCTTTATCCTGTGCTTCCGGCCTTGCAAAGCCAATTTGATCTAGAATAATGCCAGAGAATGTATCATTATAGTAAATCCTTGATTGACCAGCCATAAAACGTACAATTGAAATTTCAGTGTCTAACTGATCGGCCGCTTGTTCACGTAATGTCTCGATACGTTGGTCAAACTCATTCAGCACTTCGTTGCCTTTCTCTACCTTATTAAGGGCATCAGCATAAAGCTCAAAATTGATTTTCCAATCACCACGCAAACGATCAGAAAATACAGTAGGCGCCAACTCAGATAATTGACTATAAATGTTTTCTTGTCTCATTTTATTTCCAATAATAAGGTCCGGTTGCAAAGCCGCGATAGCTTCAATATTGACCTGACTCTCAAGGCCCACATCCTGTACACCTTCCATTTGCTCTTCAATATGCTCATACCACGGGTCACCTGTCCAAGAACGAACGGCCCCGACTGGTGTGACACCCATTGCCAATAGTGCCTCTGTACCCTCATTGGTAAGAATAACCACTCTTTTTGGCTCAGTTGGCACTTCTGTCTCTCCCATGGCATGTTCAACCACTCGCGTCTCTTCTTGGCTACCTGCATCTGGCGTATGGGTCTCTCCGTCTTCATCACTAGCGCCCTGACCACACCCAGCCGCTAACAGCAATAGCAGACCTAAGGTGAGTATTGTCAATACTGACCTGTTTCGTTTCAGCGTGTATGTACGCTTAAAGTTCATGATTCATCGCTCCTTTATTTTTTTATCTGATGAGATAAGTGATAATGATTATCAATTACAATGATAATAGTAATAGAGTTTTCGTTATCTGTCAATTATTATTTGATAATGATTCTCAAAGTCATTGACATTATGGCGCCTTGGGCTTAAAATTTTCTTAGATGAACGAAAGATAACAGTTCTGTTGGAAGGACACATGATATGTCATCTTTATTAAATAACAATTTACTTCGTACTTTAGGATTCGTTCTAACGATTGTTTTATTATTAGTCGCTATGCTTAGTAGCGTTGTATTAGGATATACCGATATTACTTGGAAAATGGCGGTTGAAGCGTACACTCAATTCGACCATTCTAATGAACATATTATTATTAAAGATACGAGGGTCCCTCGTGCCCTCATTGCAGCTGTGGTCGGTGCAAGCTTGGGCCTAGCTGGGGCGCTAATGCAGGCGCTCACTCGTAATCCATTAGCATCCCCTGGCATTTTTGGGATTAACGCTGGGGCTGGATTCTTTGTCGTCTGTGCTATTTCTTTTTTTTCTATGACGTCACTCGCAGAATTCACGTGGATGGCCTTTCTCGGGGCCGCCATTGCCGCTTCAGTGGTGTATGTCTTAGGATCTATGGGACGTGAAGGACTCACCCCTGTTAGGTTGACGCTAGCAGGTGCAGCCATTGCGGCCATGTTTTCTAGTCTAACCCAAGGCGTATTAGTCATGAATGAGCAAGCCTTAGACCAAATTTTATTTTGGTTGGCGGGCTCTATCGAGGGACGTAGTTTAGACCATCTACAAATGGTGATGCCCTATTTGTTGGTCGCTTGGATCGCAGCCTTACTTATAGGCAAACACATCAATGTGCTCTCAATGGGAGAAGACATGGCTAGAGGATTAGGGCAAAGAACGTGGCTGATCAAAGTATTATCAGCAATGATTATCATTATCGCTGCTGGGGGTTCTGTCGCTGTTACGGGCCCTATCGCTTTTATTGGCCTAGTTGTCCCTCATTTTGCCCGCTATGTCAGTGGCATTGATTACAGATGGGTTATTCCTTATAGTGCTCTATTTGGCGCCATTCTGCTGATCGTTGCCGATGTGGGGTCACGATTTATTATCATGCCTAAGGAAGTCCCCGTTGGGGTGATGACTGCCCTCATAGGCGTGCCTTTCTTCGTCTATATTGCACGTAAGGGGGCGAAACAGCTATGAAGAAATACATCCCCCTGAGACTCATGAAGGGCACATTGTCTTTCCTTATTAGTAAAAGATTAATCCTCATATTGCCGATTCTGTCGTTGGTGACGCTGCTGGTCATGGTCATTAGCACTGGTATGGGCGACATGAAGATAGGACCTGTTGACGTCGTGAAAGCTGTGATAGGCCAAGGCTCTGATATACACACTTTCGTTGTTCAAATTCATCGGTTACCACGTATCGTCGTCGCTTTTCTCGTCGGGGCTGCCCTCGCTATTGCGGGTGCCATTTTGCAAGGGATGATTCGTAATCCACTCGCTTCACCCGATGTCATTGGGATTACGGGAGGCGCTTCCGTCGCGGCCGTTACATTTCTCACGCTCTATAGTGATTCAGGTAACACGCTCACCATTAGTATTCATTGGCTTCCTGTTGCCGCTTTCGTCGGGGCACTCATCGCAGCAGCTCTCGTATATACTTTATCGTGGCATAGTGGGGTTACCCCCATTCGTTTGGTCCTCATAGGTATTGGTTTAGCGTTCGCTACTGATGCTTTAACGACACTCATGATCATTGAGGGGCCTTTATACTTAGCCACTCAGGCAACACTTTGGCAAACAGGTAGTGTTTATGCTTCAACGTGGCAGGATGTACAGGTGCTGTTGCCTTGGTTACTCATTTGCTTATTTATCGCCTTAATTGCTGCCAGACGATTAAATGTACTTGAAATGGGAGAAGACATCGCCAGTAGTGTCGGCAGTCATGTTCAACGTAACCGTTTGTTACTTTTGCTACTAAGCACCGCTTTAGCTGGTGCTGCGGTGTCAGTTGCTGGAGGCATAGGTTTCGTTGGTCTCATGGCTCCACATATAGCTAG
Protein-coding sequences here:
- a CDS encoding ABC transporter substrate-binding protein, with protein sequence MNFKRTYTLKRNRSVLTILTLGLLLLLAAGCGQGASDEDGETHTPDAGSQEETRVVEHAMGETEVPTEPKRVVILTNEGTEALLAMGVTPVGAVRSWTGDPWYEHIEEQMEGVQDVGLESQVNIEAIAALQPDLIIGNKMRQENIYSQLSELAPTVFSDRLRGDWKINFELYADALNKVEKGNEVLNEFDQRIETLREQAADQLDTEISIVRFMAGQSRIYYNDTFSGIILDQIGFARPEAQDKDEFADEVTKERIPEMEGDVLFYFTYETGEGEATSTEEEWTSDPLWQNLEVVQEGNVHKVSDTIWNTAGGVLAANLLLDDLNAFFLE
- a CDS encoding FecCD family ABC transporter permease; amino-acid sequence: MSSLLNNNLLRTLGFVLTIVLLLVAMLSSVVLGYTDITWKMAVEAYTQFDHSNEHIIIKDTRVPRALIAAVVGASLGLAGALMQALTRNPLASPGIFGINAGAGFFVVCAISFFSMTSLAEFTWMAFLGAAIAASVVYVLGSMGREGLTPVRLTLAGAAIAAMFSSLTQGVLVMNEQALDQILFWLAGSIEGRSLDHLQMVMPYLLVAWIAALLIGKHINVLSMGEDMARGLGQRTWLIKVLSAMIIIIAAGGSVAVTGPIAFIGLVVPHFARYVSGIDYRWVIPYSALFGAILLIVADVGSRFIIMPKEVPVGVMTALIGVPFFVYIARKGAKQL
- a CDS encoding FecCD family ABC transporter permease translates to MKKYIPLRLMKGTLSFLISKRLILILPILSLVTLLVMVISTGMGDMKIGPVDVVKAVIGQGSDIHTFVVQIHRLPRIVVAFLVGAALAIAGAILQGMIRNPLASPDVIGITGGASVAAVTFLTLYSDSGNTLTISIHWLPVAAFVGALIAAALVYTLSWHSGVTPIRLVLIGIGLAFATDALTTLMIIEGPLYLATQATLWQTGSVYASTWQDVQVLLPWLLICLFIALIAARRLNVLEMGEDIASSVGSHVQRNRLLLLLLSTALAGAAVSVAGGIGFVGLMAPHIARRLIGSSFGALIPVSAMIGGLIVIMADLVARTAFLPLDLPAGIFTAAIGAPYFIFLLFRHKNL